TGATACACAAAGTAAAATATTTTTGTTCATCTACAATGTCGTCCTTTCAAACGATAAGCTCCCAAAGGACAATTCCTCGGGAGCTCTCGGCATTCTTGTATAATCAAAAAATCACTGCAGATTTTAACATTAACTTGGCAAAAGCTTTGTTACATCAATGTTAGATTTCGTCTTCGTACACAGCTGACTCATCTTGAGATACTTTCGTAAGTACACCTGCTGCTACCTCTTCAAGTGCTTTTCCTACATATTTATAGGAAACATATTTGTGCAAGCGCTCAGTGCCTTCAATCTCTTGCATTTGACGAGCACGTTTTGACGCTAAGCTTACTAAAGAATATTTTGAATCGATCTCTTTTTTTAAGGCATCTACTGATGGGTATAACATTGGTTTATTCTCCTCTCAACATTGACAAATATCTTTTTTCAACACGTTCTCTTCGACAATGCTCGGCTTTAATAATCGCATTTATACGATCACAGGCATTTGTCACTTCATCATTTTCAACTACATAATCATATAAGCTCATCATTTCAAGCTCTTCACTTGCAGTTGCGATGCGCTTCGCAATAACATCCGCTGTCTCTGTCCCACGCCCAACTAAACGATCTTTTAATTCCGTTAAACTTGGAGGGGCTAAGAAAATAAATAAGGCATCCGGTGCTTTTTTACGAATTTGCGCTGCTCCTTGTACTTCAATCTCCAAAAACACATCACGACCAGCATCAAGTGTTTCATTTACATACGTTAACGGAGTGCCGTAGTAATTCCCTACAAATTCAGCGTGTTCTAATAAGCCACCTTGTTCAATTAACGTTTCAAACTCTTCACGCGACTTAAAAAAATAGTCTACACCATCTACTTCACCTTCGCGAGGATTTCGTGTTGTCATTGAGATGGAATACTCATAATTCGTATTCGGTTGAGAAAATAATTCTTTTCGCACTGTCCCTTTTCCTACACCAGATGGGCCAGACAGAACAATTAATAATCCACGTTCTTTTATCATTTATTCTCTATATCTCCCTTAATTTATAACAGATGCAAGCATATTATTCGATATTTTGAACTTGTTCTCGCATCTTTTCTAAAATTGTTTTTGCCTGAACTACTGCAACGGCTGCTTCTGTCGATTGATTTTTTGAACCTATTGTATTAATTTCGCGATGAATCTCCTGCATTAAAAAGTCTAATTTACGTCCGATTGAAACTGTTTCTAGTAACGTTTCTTCCAGTTGGTTAAAATGACTATCTAAACGATCTAACTCTTCTGTTATGTCCACTCGTTCAGCAAATATCGCTACTTCTGCGAGCAAACGGTCTTCTAAGAGCGCTCCATCTGCTATTTCAGCAATTCGTTCTAATAATCGCGTACGATATTTTTCAACAGCAAGTGATGAATACGAGCGAATTTGATTCACTTGTTCCATTAACTGTTCCTTATATTGTACAACAACATCTTGCAATTCTTGCCCTTCACGCTCACGCATTTGGATCAACTGTCTAGTAGCTTCTGTCACCGCATGCTCAACTGCCCCCAATAAATCCTCTGGCGTTAGTTGCGGTTTTTTCTGTACTAACGCTTGCTCTAGCGCTAATAGCTCCTGCATTGTCCATTTTTCTTCTAGGGGTACTTTACTTGCTAATTGCTCTTTTGCCTTACGATACGCTTCAATTAATGACCAATTAATTTCAATAGATTGCTCGACGTTTTCTAAATCCTTCACATCTACCATCACATCAATTTTTCCACGTGATAAAGCTTGTGAAATCAATTTCTTAGCAAAAATTTCTGCTTCAAGCCATTCTTTTGGGAACTTTGCATGAATTTCTAAAAAACGATGGTTGACCGAGCGTATTTCTACGGTTAACTGAAAGTCTCTTGTTGTTGTGACACCTCTGCCAAAACCAGTCATACTACGCACCAAGGTTCGTCACACCTTTCTTTGCATACTGGGATTATTATAACATAAGCTCTGTCATTTATGACGTCTCTCCACAAAAAATTCGCTAGTGCAAAAATTAATTCTACCACATCTGAAGCTATATTTTAATATTCACCTAAAAAATGCTATGATAAACATACAAAAAATGCATTCATACATGAGATGGCTGTTTGAACACAATTTATAATAGGAAGAATCCCATCCTATTTGTTCATATACACAGACAAATATGGCGCAAAAATTACTATTATATACGAATACACAATGATGCAATATATCGTTGGAAAGAGGAATTAAAATGGCATTCGATGGCTTATTTACTTATTC
The genomic region above belongs to Lysinibacillus sp. FSL W8-0992 and contains:
- the rpoZ gene encoding DNA-directed RNA polymerase subunit omega, with product MLYPSVDALKKEIDSKYSLVSLASKRARQMQEIEGTERLHKYVSYKYVGKALEEVAAGVLTKVSQDESAVYEDEI
- the gmk gene encoding guanylate kinase encodes the protein MIKERGLLIVLSGPSGVGKGTVRKELFSQPNTNYEYSISMTTRNPREGEVDGVDYFFKSREEFETLIEQGGLLEHAEFVGNYYGTPLTYVNETLDAGRDVFLEIEVQGAAQIRKKAPDALFIFLAPPSLTELKDRLVGRGTETADVIAKRIATASEELEMMSLYDYVVENDEVTNACDRINAIIKAEHCRRERVEKRYLSMLRGE
- a CDS encoding YicC/YloC family endoribonuclease — protein: MVRSMTGFGRGVTTTRDFQLTVEIRSVNHRFLEIHAKFPKEWLEAEIFAKKLISQALSRGKIDVMVDVKDLENVEQSIEINWSLIEAYRKAKEQLASKVPLEEKWTMQELLALEQALVQKKPQLTPEDLLGAVEHAVTEATRQLIQMREREGQELQDVVVQYKEQLMEQVNQIRSYSSLAVEKYRTRLLERIAEIADGALLEDRLLAEVAIFAERVDITEELDRLDSHFNQLEETLLETVSIGRKLDFLMQEIHREINTIGSKNQSTEAAVAVVQAKTILEKMREQVQNIE